One segment of Vibrio mimicus DNA contains the following:
- a CDS encoding transposase produces the protein MKTSKFTDSQIMAILKQAEAGTPVPELCSEHGMDASLMARLKELEAENARLKKCTPKST, from the coding sequence ATGAAAACATCAAAATTTACCGACAGCCAAATCATGGCGATCCTTAAACAAGCTGAAGCGGGAACGCCAGTTCCTGAGCTGTGCAGTGAACATGGCATGGATGCGTCGTTGATGGCTCGTTTAAAAGAGCTGGAAGCTGAAAATGCACGGCTGAAAAAATGCACTCCGAAGAGCACTTGA
- a CDS encoding glycoside hydrolase family 108 protein, protein MQNVPKARTIDEIIIEIMEKEGFRSNNPDDLGGDTTYGITEETARRLGYKGSMDDLTPDIAKDMFLNEYVRRVRFDKVHTVSAIIGEELIDTGVNMGQETAARFLQRWLNVYNNKQKYYKDIVVDGLIGPATISALTAFLAKRGREGEFVLWKSLNASQGGRYLDITEAREKNETHVYGWMLQRVGL, encoded by the coding sequence ATGCAAAACGTACCTAAAGCTCGCACAATCGATGAAATAATCATTGAGATCATGGAAAAAGAAGGTTTTCGTTCGAATAACCCAGACGATTTGGGCGGAGACACAACTTACGGGATTACCGAAGAAACGGCTCGCAGATTGGGCTACAAAGGCTCTATGGATGATTTGACGCCAGATATAGCTAAAGACATGTTCTTAAATGAATACGTACGCCGAGTACGGTTCGACAAAGTACATACTGTAAGCGCCATCATTGGTGAAGAACTTATTGATACCGGTGTAAACATGGGACAAGAAACTGCAGCGCGGTTCTTGCAGCGCTGGTTAAACGTCTATAACAACAAGCAGAAATACTATAAGGATATAGTGGTTGACGGACTTATTGGCCCAGCGACCATTTCTGCTCTAACCGCATTTCTGGCCAAGCGTGGACGAGAAGGTGAATTCGTTCTATGGAAGTCTCTGAATGCTAGTCAAGGCGGTCGATACTTAGACATAACAGAAGCCAGAGAGAAGAACGAAACTCACGTATATGGTTGGATGTTGCAGCGAGTTGGTCTCTAA
- a CDS encoding tyrosine-type recombinase/integrase — protein sequence MKTSSIPTDLIDQFLTWKGENENCSARTVKKYRGLLNQLDKFLSGNFAAAELKTLEQFSGGWLHRAGYSAASRKVAVAAIRGFYSFLAKRRIVARNPAADLVYPRMGRRLPRFMGLKSAEALLFQPNLTSLSGVRDSAMLALLIGCGFRVAGLCGLNESQLIWYQYGEVERLAIRTLEKGERERLVPVPLEAMLLVQAYLGHHDLKHVDRVLDNGDQVLFVNLRNRHVPEWEHRGELRRLSTRAVDRMIKKYAIAAGVPEDQAHAHALRHLFGTELAESDSSTLQIQALMGHADPKTSEIYSHISMRKMTHVLDKGNPLGKMETPVSALLNELRKGKLA from the coding sequence ATGAAAACCTCATCAATACCAACTGATCTGATTGATCAATTTCTTACCTGGAAAGGCGAGAACGAGAATTGCAGTGCTAGAACTGTGAAGAAGTATCGGGGATTGCTGAACCAACTAGATAAGTTCTTGAGCGGTAACTTTGCTGCTGCTGAGCTAAAGACATTAGAGCAGTTCTCTGGCGGGTGGTTGCATCGAGCGGGTTATTCGGCGGCATCACGTAAGGTAGCCGTTGCAGCTATTCGAGGCTTTTATTCTTTTCTTGCTAAGCGTCGAATTGTGGCTAGAAACCCTGCAGCTGATTTGGTTTACCCCAGAATGGGTCGTAGGCTTCCAAGATTCATGGGGCTAAAAAGCGCAGAAGCTTTGTTATTCCAGCCCAACTTAACATCATTGTCTGGTGTACGAGATAGCGCGATGTTGGCTTTGCTCATCGGTTGTGGTTTTCGAGTTGCTGGTTTGTGTGGCCTGAATGAATCACAGCTAATTTGGTATCAGTATGGTGAAGTTGAGCGCTTAGCCATACGAACGCTTGAGAAAGGTGAACGAGAGCGTTTAGTGCCGGTACCACTTGAAGCAATGCTATTAGTCCAGGCATACCTTGGCCATCATGACCTAAAACATGTTGATCGAGTGTTGGATAATGGCGATCAAGTGCTGTTTGTTAATCTTCGGAACCGTCACGTTCCTGAATGGGAACATCGCGGGGAGTTACGTCGGTTGTCCACTAGAGCGGTTGACCGAATGATAAAAAAGTATGCGATAGCAGCTGGTGTTCCTGAAGACCAAGCTCATGCGCATGCACTGCGCCATTTGTTTGGTACCGAGCTAGCTGAATCAGACTCTAGTACTCTGCAAATTCAAGCTCTGATGGGGCATGCTGACCCCAAAACTTCTGAGATATATTCACACATCTCGATGCGTAAAATGACTCATGTACTCGATAAAGGTAATCCCCTAGGTAAGATGGAAACACCTGTGTCAGCATTGTTGAATGAGCTACGAAAAGGAAAACTGGCATGA
- a CDS encoding GroES family chaperonin, whose amino-acid sequence MKLRPLHDWVIIKRDKPLESLFWVPDKPGNTGEVVAIGPRVVEVNVGARVQFNPYAGLDVTAAGNTWLFINEAEISVIF is encoded by the coding sequence ATGAAGCTAAGACCATTACATGATTGGGTCATCATCAAGCGTGATAAGCCGTTAGAAAGTTTGTTTTGGGTTCCTGATAAGCCTGGTAATACTGGGGAAGTTGTTGCGATTGGACCCAGAGTCGTAGAAGTTAACGTTGGAGCCAGAGTCCAATTCAATCCTTATGCGGGTCTTGATGTTACTGCTGCTGGCAATACTTGGTTGTTTATCAATGAAGCTGAGATCAGTGTTATTTTTTAG
- a CDS encoding Arc family DNA-binding protein, protein MSRNINPFGLRMPPELKEKLEEEAKKNMRSLNAELVARLEESFERKVDNMEVAELTYQVQLLLQMMREKEELDKAKK, encoded by the coding sequence ATGAGTAGGAATATCAACCCTTTCGGATTGCGTATGCCACCGGAATTAAAAGAAAAATTAGAGGAAGAAGCTAAAAAAAACATGCGTTCTCTAAATGCGGAGCTAGTTGCACGTTTAGAAGAAAGTTTCGAGAGAAAAGTTGATAATATGGAAGTTGCAGAGCTTACTTACCAAGTACAACTATTACTGCAAATGATGCGAGAAAAAGAAGAACTGGATAAAGCTAAAAAATAA
- a CDS encoding Arc family DNA-binding protein: MKTEVPLQIRLPKELLDWLTDTAAKDRRSRNAEIVYLLEQTKEQQEKANG, encoded by the coding sequence ATGAAAACAGAAGTTCCACTTCAAATAAGATTGCCTAAAGAATTGTTGGATTGGCTTACAGACACGGCAGCGAAAGATAGACGGAGTCGAAATGCAGAGATTGTGTATTTGTTAGAGCAAACCAAGGAACAGCAGGAAAAAGCGAACGGATAA
- a CDS encoding KilA-N domain-containing protein, with amino-acid sequence MTLPMQITGVEIRQTSNGLYCLNDLHQAAGGEKTHQITNWLRNDQTKALIEEMQTSDMRFGVEKPLEIIHGGPERGTYVCEILVYNYAAWISPKFNLLVFETFMRVVHGEQVSKPSLGVDFEQALASVRLLCEEAGITRKNNLHGYYQLAKDFGLERYFQPHLEDVQPKKEVVKAIGEHQHGAAWFVTLELFLKALTNGKVNQNVYPWLIEEGQFYVRTSTIVNYLRSVPELYKHMLQFGINSDRVLKKELKKQNLINIDGIEKSITQERHANMVGMSVSLLKSQGFSFPASS; translated from the coding sequence ATGACATTGCCCATGCAGATTACGGGCGTAGAGATACGCCAAACCTCCAACGGATTGTATTGTTTGAATGACTTACACCAAGCCGCAGGAGGTGAAAAAACGCATCAAATAACCAACTGGCTTAGAAATGATCAAACGAAAGCTCTAATTGAAGAAATGCAAACCTCAGATATGAGGTTTGGGGTCGAAAAACCACTGGAAATTATTCATGGTGGTCCAGAACGCGGCACTTATGTCTGCGAAATACTGGTGTATAACTACGCGGCTTGGATCAGCCCTAAATTCAATTTATTGGTCTTTGAAACCTTTATGCGAGTGGTTCACGGTGAACAGGTAAGTAAGCCATCGTTAGGCGTGGATTTTGAGCAAGCATTGGCTTCTGTTCGTTTATTATGTGAAGAGGCAGGAATAACCCGCAAGAACAACTTACACGGGTATTATCAGCTTGCGAAAGACTTTGGTTTAGAGCGTTACTTTCAGCCTCATTTGGAAGACGTTCAACCAAAGAAAGAGGTCGTAAAGGCAATTGGTGAACATCAACACGGTGCTGCTTGGTTTGTTACGCTTGAGCTGTTTCTTAAGGCATTAACCAATGGCAAAGTTAATCAGAATGTTTATCCCTGGCTAATTGAGGAAGGCCAGTTTTATGTCCGTACTAGTACGATTGTGAACTACCTTCGCAGCGTACCTGAGCTGTACAAGCATATGCTTCAGTTCGGAATCAACTCGGACCGAGTGTTAAAGAAAGAACTCAAAAAACAGAATCTGATTAATATTGACGGTATCGAGAAGAGTATTACTCAGGAACGTCACGCTAATATGGTTGGTATGTCCGTATCTCTACTCAAATCTCAGGGCTTTTCTTTCCCTGCTTCCTCATGA